Sequence from the Thermocoleostomius sinensis A174 genome:
TTCAATAAGGGTTCCCTTCTCCATGGGAGTTGTGCAATTGTGAGGAACGGGGTGAACAGAGTGTGACAGGTTTGTGTCAGGACAATTATGTCAGCAAATTTGCTAAAACCGATTGTTAAAGCCAATAATTAAACCCTAGCAATCAGCTTCAGCGGTCAGCTTAGCAGTCAACGTTGGGTCACTTAAACAACCTCGATGGAAAATTTCACCGAGTGTACTCCTGTTGCCTAGGCTGACAGCCGAGCGCTAATCCTAACTACCTATCTTAAAGGTTCCCCATTTCCGATTCACACTGGCACCTTATCCCTCGCGATTGATGAAGGGTAACAAAGCAAGCAAGCGAGCGCGTTTGATGGATTGGGTTAAATCTCGTTGCTGTTTGGCGGTCAATCCGGTGATGCGGCGCGGCAGAATTTTGCCCCGTTCAGTAATGTATTTGCGCAATAGATCGAC
This genomic interval carries:
- the rpsR gene encoding 30S ribosomal protein S18; protein product: MTYFRRRVSPIKPGEPIDYKDVDLLRKYITERGKILPRRITGLTAKQQRDLTQSIKRARLLALLPFINREG